From the Astatotilapia calliptera chromosome 6, fAstCal1.2, whole genome shotgun sequence genome, one window contains:
- the LOC113024704 gene encoding NADH dehydrogenase [ubiquinone] iron-sulfur protein 8, mitochondrial-like codes for MFLPSGFFVASQNLARSFSVSAQRDGFKYVNAQEIPVDMKSITDRAAQTLLWTELFRGLGMTMSYLFREPATINYPFEKGPLSPRFRGEHALRRYPSGEERCIACKLCEAICPAQAITIEAETRADGSRRTTRYDIDMTKCIYCGFCQEACPVDAIVEGPNFEFSTETHEELLYNKEKLLNNGDKWEAEIAANIQADYLYR; via the exons atgtttttacCTTCAGGTTTTTTTGTGGCCAGCCAGAATCTAGCAAGGTCCTTCAGTGTGTCGGCACAAAGGGACGGATTCA AGTATGTGAATGCTCAGGAGATCCCTGTCGACATGAAGTCCATCACAGACagagcagcacaaacactgctATGGACAGAGCTCTTCAGAG GTCTAGGCATGACAATGAGCTACCTGTTCAGAGAGCCTGCCACCATTAACTACCCGTTTGAAAAAGGACCACTGTCGCCACGCTTCAGAGGAGAACATGCGTTGCGCAG GTATCCCTCAGGAGAAGAGCGTTGCATTGCTTGCAAGCTGTGTGAAGCAATCTGTCCTGCCCAG GCCATCACCATAGAGGCAGAGACGCGTGCTGATGGCAGCAGGAGGACAACTCGCTACGACATTGACATGACCAAATGTATCTACTGCGGTTTCTGTCAGGAGGCATGTCCTGTGGATGCCATTGTAGAG ggTCCTAACTTTGAATTTTCTACTGAAACTCATGAAGAACTGCTCTACAATAAGGAAAAGCTCCTCAACAATGGAGACAAGTGGGAAGCAGAGATTGCTGCCAACATACAAGCTGATTACCTATATCGATAG